A single genomic interval of Aedes aegypti strain LVP_AGWG chromosome 1, AaegL5.0 Primary Assembly, whole genome shotgun sequence harbors:
- the LOC5566457 gene encoding probable salivary secreted peptide, protein MKTIVFALILVSFGALVISQSHNYFWGYKGPYDVLLNRTFAIKSSSILQVKTMDLYYPLKGQLGRNISAINITDQFINGKGGYASLLAGGIGYNHTTIHLKSQRGNGFSFIVEIYGR, encoded by the exons ATGAAGACCATCGTGTTTGCCCTCATTCTGGTTTCCTTCGGAGCTTTGGTTATCAGCCAGAGTCACAACTACTTCTGGGGCTACAAGGGACCGTACGATGTCCTGTTGAACCGCACCTTTGCCATCAAGTCCTCCTCCATCCTGCAAGTGAAGACCATGGATCTGTACTATCCACTGAAG GGTCAATTGGGTCGTAACATTTCGGCCATCAACATTACCGATCAGTTCATCAATGGCAAGGGAGGATACGCCAGCTTGTTGGCTGGTGGCATCGGTTACAATCACACGACAATTCATTTGAAATCACAGCGGGGCAACGGATTCAGCTTTATCGTGGAAATTTATGGCCGGTAA